One window of Papaver somniferum cultivar HN1 chromosome 9, ASM357369v1, whole genome shotgun sequence genomic DNA carries:
- the LOC113314220 gene encoding probable protein phosphatase 2C 4, whose translation MGNGCGKLGVCFSGGNGKNEVIITPEPYDEGLGHSFCYVRPTNPCSKIHSSEEESTIFRSISGASVSANTSTPLSTSFIDLYSYNNFIDRASVFESSNSFTSIPLQPIPKYFLNSMERGNSCSSGPLDKGFFSGPLERGFMSGPLERGVFSGPIEKKLSDQFQRNFSSYEPKKLNKGCFVKNLKRAISKRISGSRSRKPVVAPVDKGVVSVKELDWIVGSERNVMINELTISSTTNLSSDYSLDSNESYESQNVQWAQGKAGEDRIQLVISEEHGWVFVGIYDGFNGPDATDYLLTNLYPAVHKELKGLLWEDNLEEESDAADLSNEQVGSFQVDELERTSERLESCSQCVDGPEKHPSRLEEAYFHSKLGRGKNSKRKLRGALKNEEIQRRWKCEWDRERMELDRKLKEGLNRPSSEGMKNVNHPDVLKALSRALKETEEAYLDIADKMFMKNPELALMGSCLLVMLMKGEDVYLMNVGDSRAVLANKPEPDIGLGKTCSDLDQIKEETQLDLQSCDEDQYGALPALTAHQLTTDHSTSETEEVQRIKNEHPDDSCAIVNDRVKGSLKVTRAFGAGFLKQPKWNNALLQVFRIDFVGTSPYINCLPSLYHHRLGHRDRFLILSSDGLYQYFTNEEAVSEVESFIASSPEGDPAQHLIEEVMFRAARRAGLDFHELLEIPQGDRRRYHDDVSVIVISFEGRIWRSCA comes from the exons ATGGGTAACGGCTGTGGAAAGCTTGGTGTTTGTTTCAGTGGAGGTAATGGGAAAAATGAAGTGATAATAACTCCAGAACCATATGATGAAGGATTGGGTCATTCATTTTGTTATGTAAGACCAACAAATCCATGTTCAAAAATCCATTCATCAGAAGAAGAATCAACAATATTTAGATCAATATCAGGTGCATCAGTAAGTGCTAACACATCTACACCTCTTTCTACATCTTTTATTGATCtatattcatataataattttatTGATAGAGCTTCAGTTTTTGAAAGTTCCAATTCTTTTACCTCAATTCCATTACAACcaattccaaaatattttctaaattctATGGAAAGAGGAAATTCTTGTTCTTCTGGTCCTCTTGATAAAGGGTTTTTCTCCGGTCCATTAGAACGTGGGTTCATGTCTGGCCCCCTTGAAAGAGGTGTATTTTCAGGTCCTATAGAAAAAAAGTTGTCtgatcaatttcaaagaaatttttCTTCTTATGAACCCAAGAAATTGAATAAAGGGTGTTTTGTTAAGAATCTGAAAAGAGCTATTTCTAAGAGAATTTCTGGTTCTCGAAGCCGAAAACCGGTTGTTGCTCCTGTCGATAAAGGGGTTGTTTCTGTTAAAGAATTGGATTGGATTGTTGGGTCTGAAAGAAATGTTATGATTAATGAACTCACTATAAGTAGTACTACAAATTTAAGTAGTGATTATAGTTTGGATTCTAATGAATCATATGAAAGTCAGAATGTTCAATGGGCACAAGGCAAAGCTGGTGAAGATAGAATCCAACTTGTGATTTCTGAAGAGCATGGATGGGTTTTTGTTGGTATTTATGATGGATTTAATGGTCCTGATGCTACCGACTATCTTCTGACTAATTTGTACCCTGCTGTTCATAAAGAACTCAAGGGACTTTTATGGGAAGACAATTTGGAAGAGGAATCAGATGCTGCTGATTTGAGTAATGAACAAGTGGGTTCGTTTCAAGTTGATGAATTAGAAAGAACTAGTGAGAGACTTGAGAGTTGTTCTCAGTGTGTAGACGGCCCAGAGAAGCATCCATCCAGATTGGAAGAGGCTTATTTTCATTCGAAGTTAGGAAGGGGTAAGAATTCAAAGAGAAAACTTCGAGGGGCATTGAAAAATGAGGAAATTCAGAGAAGGTGGAAATGTGAATGGGATAGGGAGAGAATGGAATTAGATAGGAAGTTGAAGGAAGGTTTGAATAGGCCTAGTTCAGAAGGGATGAAAAATGTTAATCATCCCGATGTATTGAAAGCTCTTTCGAGAGCCTTGAAAGAAACAGAAGAAGCTTACTTGGATATTGCAGATAAGATGTTTATGAAGAACCCTGAATTAGCTCTTATGGGTTCTTGTTTATTGGTAATGCTGATGAAGGGCGAGGATGTTTATTTGATGAATGTTGGAGATAGTCGTGCTGTTTTAGCTAATAAACCCGAGCCCGATATTGGGCTAGGGAAAACTTGCAGTGATCTGGATCAAATCAAGGAGGAAACTCAACTTGATCTTCAATCCTGCGACGAGGATCAGTATGGTGCATTACCGGCATTAACTGCTCATCAGCTTACGACAGATCATAGCACTTCCGAAACAGAG GAGGTTCAGAGAATAAAAAACGAACATCCGGATGATTCATGTGCAATTGTAAATGATCGTGTCAAAGGCTCATTGAAGGTTACTCGAGCTTTCGGTGCTGGCTTTCTCAAACAG CCCAAGTGGAACAATGCACTTCTTCAAGTGTTCAGAATTGATTTTGTAGGCACTTCTCCATACATCAACTGTTTGCCGTCTCTCTACCATCATAGACTAGGCCATAGAGACAGATTTTTGATATTATCTTCAGATGGTCTTTATCAATACTTCACCAATGAAGAAGCAGTCTCTGAAGTTGAGTCGTTCATTGCTTCATCTCCTGAAGGAGATCCTGCACAACATCTAATTGAAGAAGTAATGTTTCGTGCAGCAAGAAGAGCTG GTTTGGACTTTCATGAGTTGCTTGAAATACCACAAGGGGATCGTAGACGATACCATGATGATGTTTCTGTCATCGTCATTTCTTTTGAAGGAAGGATATGGAGATCTTGTGCGTAA